AAAGGAATATTGATGAACATCGAAAAATTCACCGCCGCAACCAAAGACGTGGGCGGTATCCCTGTCGCCCGCCTGCTGCCGCAGGGCAGCCGCCGCACCATCGGTGCATGGTGCTTTCTCGACCACGCAGGCCCCGCCGAATTCGCGGCAGATTCAGACGGCCTTCAGGTCGGCTCCCACCCCCACACCAATCTGCAAACCTTCACTTGGATGCTGGCAGGCGAAGTGTGGCATCAGGACAGCCTGGGTTTCCGCCAACTGATCCGCCCCAAGCAGGTCAACCTGATGACCGCCGGCACCGGCAGCGCGCGCGGCATCGCCCATACCGAACAAACGCCCGACGGCATCAAGGAATTACACGCCGTGCAATTGTGGATTGCGCTGCCGATGAACCAAGAAATCGAACCCGGTTTCCAACATTATCCCGAGCTGCCCGAATGGCAGGAAAACGGCGTGCACCATGTGCTCACCACCGGCAGCTTCGGCGGCCATACCGCGCCCACTGCCCAACACAGCCCGCTGGTGGGCGTGGATATGCAGTTCGACCAATCCGCACGCATCAGCATTCCCGCACAAGCCGGTTGGGAATACGGCGTGTTGGTGATTGCCGGCAGCATCAGCGTGGGCGGGCAGACCTTTGCTGCTGACGAGCTGGCCTTTATCGAAGCCGGCGGTGCTGAATCGTTTACGCTCGAAGGCGAAGCCGGCAGCCACATCATGCTCTTGGGCGGCGAGCCGCTGCCGCACCCCACCGTGATTTGGTGGAATTTCGTTGCCGACAGCCGCGAAGCCCTGCAACAGGCCGTGGCCGACTGGAACGGCGGCAGCAGCCGTTTCGGTGCGGAAATCGATTTGGGCGGCACCAAGCTGAAACGTTTGGTTGCACCGGAAGTGCCGCAAGGTTTGCGTTAAACAAAGCGGACGGAATTTTTGCAAGCCGTTCAGGCCGTCTGAAATATCCGACTGTCGTCATGCTCAGGCTTGACCCAAACATCTGTTATTCCCTTTAAAACAACAAGATGCCCGGGTCAAGCCTGAGCATGACGCAGAGGTTTTAAGATGCCGAAATAGCTTGAGACCTTTGCAAAAATACCTTAAGGCCGTCTGAAATGCTTAAATCCCGTCATTCCCGCGTAGGCGGGAATCCAGATGGAAATATTGAAGTATTGATTAAACAAATACTTGGATGCCAAGTGTCTGGATTCCCGCCTACGCGGGAATGACGGAATTCAGGTTTTTTCAGATAGTAATTTGAATTTTGCAAAGGTCTCAGCTTGTAAAGGTTTTTGGCCGTCTGAAAAAAACATTGCGGATGTTCAAAGGCCTCAACCTTCAAATAAAAAAACCTTGCGGAAATACCGCAAGGTTTTTTTATAGTGGCTGAGAAATGCGTTCACTCGAAAGGGGTTACTTCCAAACCGAACATCGCGCGGGCGGTGTTGAGCATCTGGCAGCTGAAGCCCCATTCGTTGTCATACCACGAGAACAC
The sequence above is a segment of the Neisseria dentiae genome. Coding sequences within it:
- a CDS encoding pirin family protein, coding for MNIEKFTAATKDVGGIPVARLLPQGSRRTIGAWCFLDHAGPAEFAADSDGLQVGSHPHTNLQTFTWMLAGEVWHQDSLGFRQLIRPKQVNLMTAGTGSARGIAHTEQTPDGIKELHAVQLWIALPMNQEIEPGFQHYPELPEWQENGVHHVLTTGSFGGHTAPTAQHSPLVGVDMQFDQSARISIPAQAGWEYGVLVIAGSISVGGQTFAADELAFIEAGGAESFTLEGEAGSHIMLLGGEPLPHPTVIWWNFVADSREALQQAVADWNGGSSRFGAEIDLGGTKLKRLVAPEVPQGLR